CGGTACATTGATTCTATTATGGCCGACGCTGTGGGCGCTGTGGATTGCGGGAAACGGCAAACCGGATGCGCTGGTATGCGCGGTATTCGTGCTGGGCGTAGTGCTGATGCGGGCCGCCGGCTGCGTGATCAACGATTACGCCGACCGCGATTTCGACCCGCACGTCGAACGCACCCGGCAGCGCCCGATCGCGTCCGGCCGCGTCCGGCCGAAGGAAGCCCTGATCCTGTTCGCGGTTTTGTGCCTGATTTCGTTCGGACTGGTTCTGCTGATGAATCGGTTCACGATCGGGCTGTCTTTCATCGGCGCGTTTCTGGCCGCCAGCTATCCGTTCATGAAGCGCTTCACGCATCTGCCGCAGGCCTATCTGGGAGCCGCGTTCGGCTGGGCGGTGCCGATGGCGTTCGCCGCGCAATTGAATGCGATTCCCTTGACCGGCTGGCTTTTGTACTTGGCCGTGCTGCTCTGGGCGCTGGTTTACGACACGATGTACGCGATGGTCGACAAGGACGACGACCTGAAAATCGGCGTCAAATCGACCGCGATCCTGTTCGGCGCCTATGACCGGCATATCATGGGCGCGCTGCAGATCGTGATGCTTGCCTTGCTGATCGCCGTCGGGCGCATGCAGGAACTGGGCATTTTTTATTACGCCGGGCTGCTGGTAGCGGCAGGGCTGGCGGTTTACCAGCAGAAACTGATTTTCCGCCGCGAAAGGGCGCTCTGCTTCAAGGCGTTTTTGAATAACAACTGGTTCGGGCTGGCGGTTTTTATCGGCTTGGTGCTGGATTACCGGTTTGTTTAGGATTGGATCGATTAACTTCTCCTCATAGCTCCTGCGCTTTGCGTGGGAACCTGGCCCCCGAACCGCAGAGTGGTTCGAACGGCGTTCTCATCGTGATACAGCCTTGTCTAGGCTACGCGAAAACCCTCCACGGCGGGTGGGGTGCTCCGAAGAGTGGATTACCGCTGTAGGGTGCGCTGTGCGTACCATGAGGAATGAAAAGGTACGCACAGCGTACCCTACGGAGCTTGCAAAATAGGGATTGTATTGAAAGAGCGTATC
The genomic region above belongs to Methylomicrobium agile and contains:
- the ubiA gene encoding 4-hydroxybenzoate octaprenyltransferase, whose amino-acid sequence is MISDRICDRARQYWLLARFDRPIGTLILLWPTLWALWIAGNGKPDALVCAVFVLGVVLMRAAGCVINDYADRDFDPHVERTRQRPIASGRVRPKEALILFAVLCLISFGLVLLMNRFTIGLSFIGAFLAASYPFMKRFTHLPQAYLGAAFGWAVPMAFAAQLNAIPLTGWLLYLAVLLWALVYDTMYAMVDKDDDLKIGVKSTAILFGAYDRHIMGALQIVMLALLIAVGRMQELGIFYYAGLLVAAGLAVYQQKLIFRRERALCFKAFLNNNWFGLAVFIGLVLDYRFV